From a single Arachis hypogaea cultivar Tifrunner chromosome 3, arahy.Tifrunner.gnm2.J5K5, whole genome shotgun sequence genomic region:
- the LOC112769367 gene encoding uncharacterized protein, with protein sequence METSSKISIHTRCNSLPSAPHPLISQFQEHLQRLKDSEASTTSLSSSSALVQECSVNLLEGSVRLLDICNMAQDFLMQTKENLHEIQSVIRRKGTDTGFAVKGGKYLASRKNMKKAIHKALTNLKAMKTETFVSFSNMDNETFSMLSILKEAETVTLNLLESLLRFISASKRHSRWSIVSKFMQPTRVTCDSEECDTNEFVKVDAALHQKPLSTENFLSNTENMEICIKDLEVQVECLSRKLIRTRVSLLNIFSH encoded by the exons ATGGAAACAAGCTCAAAGATCTCTATTCACACTAGGTGCAACAGTTTGCCCTCTGCACCTCACCCACTTATATCACAATTCCAAGAGCATTTGCAGAGGTTGAAGGATTCTGAAGCCTCCACTACCTCTTTGTCATCATCTTCT GCTTTGGTGCAAGAATGCAGTGTCAACTTGTTAGAAGGGTCAGTGAGGCTTCTTGATATTTGCAACATGGCCCAAGATTTCCTCATGCAAACAAAAGAAAACTTGCATGAGATCCAATCAGTTATCAGAAGGAAAGGCACTGATACCGGATTTGCAGTCAAGGGTGGAAAATACTTGGCATCTaggaagaacatgaagaaggCTATTCATAAGGCCTTAACCAatttgaaagcaatgaaaactgAGACATTTGTTTCTTTCTCTAACATGGACAATGAAACTTTTTCAATGCTTAGCATCCTGAAAGAAGCAGAAACAGTCACTTTGAATTTGCTAGAATCTTTGTTGCGGTTTATCTCTGCCTCAAAGAGACATAGCAGATGGTCTATTGTATCCAAGTTTATGCAGCCTACAAGAGTGACTTGTGATTCTGAAGAATGTGACACAAATGAATTTGTAAAGGTGGATGCAGCTTTGCATCAGAAGCCTTTATCTACTGAGAACTTTCTCAGCAACACAGAGAATATGGAGATCTGCATTAAGGATCTGGAAGTACAAGTTGAATGCCTCTCAAGGAAACTCATTAGAACAAGAGTTTCCCTTCTTAACATCTTCAGCCACTAg
- the LOC112788997 gene encoding uncharacterized protein, with protein sequence MAAATPFSPTSHHQPRSKSLPTRPHPIILQCNQHLANLEASDASSPTSSLLRHKLTDLQTLHDCVEKLVLLPLTQEVLVQEHQEKWVDELLDGSLRLLDVCTAAKDALLHTKECAREVQSIIRRKRGGEMEVAAEVRKFLASRKVVKKAILKALSNLKTTAKKGKFCPSNKDQQTVSLVSLLKDVQVNTLSTLESLLNFISGQTQSKSSNWSLVSKLMLNNAKKISCTQEGDQNEFSKVDAALQSFVLLTSKPDSISNLQNQLENLESVIQDFGEGLETLFKRFIKIRVSLLNILNH encoded by the coding sequence ATGGCGGCAGCAACTCCTTTTAGCCCAACATCTCATCACCAACCACGCTCGAAAAGCTTGCCAACCAGACCGCATCCGATCATACTACAATGCAACCAGCATTTGGCTAATCTAGAGGCTTCAGATGCATCTTCACCTACATCATCTTTGTTAAGGCACAAACTAACTGATCTGCAAACTCTGCATGATTGTGTTGAAAAGTTGGTTTTGCTGCCACTTACTCAAGAAGTCCTTGTCCAAGAGCATCAAGAAAAATGGGTTGATGAACTCTTGGATGGATCTCTAAGGCTCTTAGATGTATGCACTGCAGCAAAGGACGCCCTGCTACATACAAAGGAATGCGCACGCGAGGTTCAATCGATCATCAgaagaaaaaggggtggtgagaTGGAAGTTGCAGCTGAGGTAAGGAAATTCTTGGCTTCTAGGAAGGTTGTAAAAAAGGCAATCCTCAAAGCCTTGTCGAATTTGAAGACCACGGCAAAGAAAGGAAAATTCTGTCCTAGCAACAAGGATCAGCAAACTGTGTCTTTGGTTAGCCTCCTGAAAGATGTGCAAGTTAACACACTTTCCACATTGGAGTCATTGCTCAACTTTATATCCGGACAAACGCAATCGAAATCAAGTAACTGGTCCTTGGTTTCTAAGCTAATGCTCAACAATGCTAAGAAGATTTCTTGCACACAAGAGGGGGATCAGAATGAGTTCTCCAAAGTAGATGCTGCATTGCAATCCTTTGTGTTACTTACAAGCAAGCCAGACAGTATCTCCAACTTGCAGAACCAACTGGAGAATTTGGAGTCTGTCATTCAAGACTTTGGAGAAGGATTAGAAACTCTTTTCAAAAGATTTATCAAGATTAGAGTTTCCCTCCTCAACATCCTGAATCACTAG
- the LOC112771870 gene encoding uncharacterized protein: MAIFETNTKISLHLRSNSLPSAQHPFGSQCEEHCRRLKDSEVTSCSSSSWIIKNLDILQDLHECINNLLQLPNSQQDLEGECIHELLDGSLRLLEIFSMVQDWLVQSRESVCELESVIRRRSKAKNGISIEVGKYIASRKQIKKAIIQKALTNMKGFKKDIMVASSSSKDNATLAILEEAELVTLNSLESLLLFINGPKEQESQGKWKVMPKLLKSNRVESCDTNEFEKVDATLKILMNHKPRSIENLHSHMENLVMCIQDLEAGAERLSRQLIRTRVSLLNIFSY, encoded by the coding sequence AtggcaatttttgaaacaaaCACAAAGATCTCTCTTCATCTTCGCAGCAACAGCCTGCCATCGGCGCAACACCCTTTTGGATCGCAATGTGAGGAGCATTGCCGGAGATTGAAGGACTCTGAGGTCACCtcttgttcttcatcatcttgGATAATCAAGAATCTTGATATCTTGCAAGATCTGCATGAGTGCATTAACAATCTGCTCCAATTACCAAACTCACAACAAGATTTGGAAGGAGAATGCATCCATGAACTATTAGATGGATCTCTAAGGCTCTTGGAAATATTTAGTATGGTTCAAGATTGGCTAGTGCAATCAAGGGAAAGCGTGTGTGAGCTCGAGTCAGTTATTCGCAGGCGAAGTAAAGCCAAAAATGGAATCTCAATTGAGGTTGGAAAATACATTGCATCAAGGAAACAGATCAAGAAGGCAATAATTCAGAAAGCCTTGACAAACATGAAAGGATTCAAGAAGGATATTATGGTTGCTTCTTCCTCAAGCAAAGACAACGCGACTTTAGCCATCTTAGAAGAAGCAGAATTAGTCACATTGAACTCATTGGAATCTTTGTTGTTGTTCATCAATGGTCCAAAGGAACAAGAAAGCCAGGGAAAGTGGAAAGTGATGCCCAAATTGTTGAAGTCTAATAGAGTTGAATCATGTGACACAAATGAATTTGAAAAGGTTGATGCAACTTTGAAGATTCTCATGAATCACAAGCCTCGCTCAATTGAGAATCTTCACAGCCACATGGAAAATTTAGTGATGTGCATTCAGGATCTAGAAGCAGGCGCGGAACGCCTTTCGAGGCAACTAATTAGAACTAGAGTTTCCCTTCTCAATATCTTCAGTTACTAG
- the LOC112788999 gene encoding small ribosomal subunit protein eS25y, with protein sequence MAPKKDKAPPPSSKPAKSGGGKQKKKKWSKGKQKEKVNNQVLFDQGTYDKLLSEAPKFKLITPSILSDRLRINGSLARRAIRELMARGSIRLVSAHASQQIYTRATNT encoded by the exons ATG GCTCCAAAGAAGGATAAGGCTCCTCCACCATCTTCTAAACCCGCCAAATCTGGTGGTGGCAAGCAGAAGAAGAAG AAGTGGAGCAAGGGAAAGCAAAAGGAGAAGGTGAACAACCAGGTGCTGTTTGATCAGGGTACTTATGACAAGCTCCTCTCTGAAGCTCCCAAATTCAAGCTCATCACTCCTTCCATTCTCTCTGATCGTTTGAGG ATTAATGGATCGCTTGCAAGGAGGGCTATAAGAGAGTTGATGGCTAGAGGGTCAATTAGACTGGTCTCCGCGCACGCAAGTCAGCAGATTTACACAAGAGCAACAAACACCTAG
- the LOC112788998 gene encoding U-box domain-containing protein 44: MNMIMEKRSFSEFMSELVALVDEVASFAMNPEVEIDAFTEFAMLVEKLAPIFSDLSDKITVIENKPSIRKSLESIETSLSRAKALKKSSSLKDPSKHIEDTTHDIGRSLGLLLLELSTDFREKVGTLQKQFMNARFGGNMSLSSSPVSLEFANDVYGGGEIEEEIVNVTIEDVVLQLKNGNDEEFAVALWRLKEFIRDEKLESCLVNEEAVVAVLLNRLRSCKADNRLNIIQLLRNMASGNDDTKEKMAETEFLSAVVKSLTRDAEERREAVGLLLELSDLPAVRRQIGRIQGCIVMLVSILNGSDPIASQGAAKLLDMLSSNTQNALHMAEAGYFKPLVQYLKKGSDMNKILMATALSRLVLTDHSKLSLGEDGAIEPLVNMFHTGKLESKLSALNALQNLSSVTENVQLLIRSGIAGSLLQLLFSVTSVLMTLREPASAILARIAQSESIIVNQDVAQQMLSLLNLSSPIIQGHLLEALSSIAAHPRASKVRRKMKEKGALQLILPFLKETNTTTRSKALNLLYTLSKDLTDELSEHLDEAHLIHIVNIVSSSSSDSEKAAALGILSNLPVSDKKVTDILKKANLLSILISNMASSTGSNSPVTRTLAEIVACVIVRFTNPSDKKLQLYSAEQGVIPLLVKLLSSGSSIAKFRAATALAQLSQNSLSLRRSRKSKWFCVNPSVEAYCEVHDGYCYVNSTFCLVKAGAVPALIKILEDKEWEAVEAALIALSTLLQDEICEGGINWIAKNSGVQAIIKILEAGDVKVQEKALWMLDRIFRIEEHRVKYGESAQVFLIDLAQTCDSRLKSTVAKVLAELELLQVQSSYF; this comes from the exons ATGAATATGATTATGGAAAAGAGAAGCTTTTCTGAGTTCATGTCAGAGCTAGTAGCTCTGGTTGATGAGGTTGCTTCATTTGCTATGAATCCTGAAGTTGAGATAGATGCTTTTACCGAGTTTGCCatgttggttgagaaattggCACCAATTTtcagtgatttgagtgacaaaaTCACAGTTATAGAAAACAAGCCATCCATCAGAAAATCTTTGGAATCGATTGAAACTTCGCTTAGCCGTGCTAAAGCTTTGAAAAAAAGTTCTAGCTTGAAAGACCCTAGCAAACATATTGAGGACACAACACATGATATTGGTCGATCACTAGGCCTATTGCTCCTTGAATTGTCCACAGATTTTAGAGAAAAGGTTGGTACATTGCAAAAACAGTTTATGAATGCAAGATTTGGTGGGAACATGAGCCTATCTTCAAGTCCAGTATCATTAGAGTTTGCAAATGATGTGTATGGTGGAGGGGAAATAGAAGAGGAAATAGTCAATGTTACTATAGAAGATGTTGTATTGCAACTTAAGAATGGTAATGATGAAGAATTTGCAGTTGCTCTTTGGAGACTAAAGGAGTTCATCAGGGATGAGAAGCTGGAAAGTTGTTTGGTTAATGAGGAAGCTGTTGTTGCTGTTCTGTTAAATAGACTGCGTTCGTGTAAGGCAGACAATAGACTTAACATCATTCAATTGTTACGAAATATGGCTTCGGGAAATGATGACACAAAG GAGAAGATGGCAGAAACCGAGTTTTTATCAGCAGTGGTGAAGTCTCTAACAAGAGATGCAGAAGAGAGGAGGGAAGCAGTGGGACTGCTGCTAGAACTCTCTGATCTTCCTGCAGTTCGACGGCAAATTGGAAGAATTCAGGGGTGCATTGTAATGTTAGTCTCTATCCTTAATGGAAGCGACCCCATTGCTTCGCAAGGTGCAGCCAAGTTGTTGGATATGTTGTCCAGTAATACTCAAAATGCACTTCACATGGCTGAGGCTGGTTACTTTAAGCCTCTAGTGCAGTATTTGAAGAAAG GCTCTGACATGAACAAGATCCTTATGGCAACAGCACTTTCTAGGTTGGTGCTAACAGATCACAGCAAACTTTCCCTCGGCGAAGATGGGGCAATCGAGCCCCTTGTCAACATGTTTCACACTGGCAAACTTGAGTCCAAGTTGTCTGCTCTAAATGCCCTGCAAAATCTTTCCAGTGTGACAGAAAATGTGCAACTTCTAATCAGGTCTGGGATTGCAGGATCATTACTGCAGCTTCTTTTTTCAGTAACATCTGTGCTAATGACTCTTAGGGAGCCAGCATCTGCTATTCTTGCAAGAATTGCTCAGTCGGAATCTATTATTGTTAATCAGGATGTTGCTCAGCAGATGCTCTCACTCTTGAACCTTTCCAGCCCAATAATTCAAGGCCATCTCTTGGAAGCTCTAAGTAGCATCGCTGCGCATCCTCGCGCATCTAAAgtgagaagaaaaatgaaagaaaaaggagcACTTCAGCTAATTTTGCCTTTTCTGAAGGAAACTAACACTACAACAAGAAGCAAGGCCCTTAATTTGCTCTATACTCTTTCCAAAGATCTTACAGATGAGTTGAGTGAACATCTTGATGAAGCTCATCTTATTCACATTGTTAATAttgtctcatcatcatcatcagatagTGAAAAGGCTGCAGCTCTTGGCATACTGAGTAATCTTCCAGTTAGTGATAAAAAGGTGACTGATATTCTGAAGAAAGCAAATTTGTTGTCTATTTTAATATCCAATATGGCTTCGAGCACTGGAAGTAACTCGCCTGTGACAAGAACCTTAGCTGAAATTGTTGCTTGTGTTATAGTTAGGTTCACAAATCCTTCTGACAAGAAACTGCAGCTCTATTCAGCTGAACAAGGGGTGATTCCTTTGCTTGTGAAACTTCTCTCAAGTGGTTCATCAATTGCAAAATTCAGAGCTGCGACCGCTTTGGCTCAGCTATCACAAAATTCTCTGTCCCTCAGGAGGAGTAGGAAGTCAAAGTGGTTTTGTGTAAATCCATCAGTAGAAGCATATTGTGAAGTGCATGATGGTTATTGCTATGTGAACTCCACATTTTGTCTGGTCAAGGCTGGTGCTGTTCCGGCACTTATCAAAATACTTGAAGATAAGGAGTGGGAAGCAGTTGAGGCTGCTTTGATTGCCCTTTCAACTCTTTTGCAAGACGAAATCTGTGAAGGCGGCATCAATTGGATAGCCAAGAATTCAGGTGTGCAAGCTATTATCAAAATTTTAGAAGCAGGTGATGTGAAGGTTCAAGAAAAAGCACTATGGATGTTGGACAGAATATTCAGGATTGAAGAGCACAGAGTAAAATATGGAGAATCAGCTCAGGTTTTTCTTATTGATTTGGCGCAGACGTGTGATTCTCGATTGAAGTCAACTGTTGCAAAAGTTTTGGCAGAGTTGGAGCTCCTGCAAGTTCAATCAAGTTATTTCTGA
- the LOC112771862 gene encoding uncharacterized protein codes for MAAIGTNTKNSQHSRHNSLPNAPHPLVSQLEEHLQRLKTSEATISSSSVRHKLDGLRDLHDCADKLIQLPIEQKALAQECSNKQIDELLEGSLKLLDICSTAKDFLVQSKENMLEIQSVIRRKRGDGSNFTAACAEYLTSRKTMKKTMRKSLENLKTVKNDGKASSSSKDNNSSSMLTTFKEAEDVTLSSLECLLLLISGPRRSSKGSKWSLISKLMQPKRIACDSQESDMNEFEKVDADLHSLISHKPSSIDNFQINMENLEIMEASKTKSNFHARSNSLPSRPHPLILQCNEHLERLRSSNETSSSSSSSLRYKLGALQDLHECVENLVQLPLTQDTLLHEPQENCVDELLDGSLRLLDVCTSAKDSLLHTKECIRELQSVIRRKRGGEEGIIAEANKFLNSRKVVKKAIVKALLNLKPIAKNIIKDQQTLALVGLLKDVEVVTLSIFESLLHFISGTSSSNVKHGTLSLVSKLIIHTKRTTRSCSYESEFSQVDAALLACISNKNMSEMQNQLEKLESCIHDLEEGLEFMFRRLIKTRVALLNILNH; via the exons ATGGCAGCCATAGGAACAAACACTAAGAACTCTCAGCACTCTCGCCATAACAGCTTGCCCAATGCACCTCATCCACTTGTTTCACAATTAGAGGAGCACCTGCAAAGATTGAAGACTTCTGAAGCCACCATATCATCATCTTCAGTAAGGCACAAACTAGATGGCTTGAGGGATTTGCATGACTGCGCCGATAAGTTGATTCAATTGCCAATAGAACAAAAAGCCTTAGCACAAGAATGCAGCAACAAACAGATTGATGAACTACTTGAAGGATCTTTGAAGTTGTTGGATATCTGCAGTACAGCTAAGGATTTCCTTGTCCAATCAAAGGAAAACATGCTGGAAATTCAGTCTGTCATTCGAAGAAAGAGAGGTGATGGATCCAACTTCACAGCTGCATGTGCAGAGTACTTGACTtcaagaaaaacaatgaaaaagacGATGCGAAAGTCCTTGGAAAATTTGAAAACAGTGAAGAATGATGGCAAAGCTTCTTCCTCAAGCAAAGACAACAACTCATCCTCCATGCTTACCACCTTTAAGGAAGCTGAAGATGTCACCCTGAGCTCACTGGAATGTTTGTTGTTGCTTATCTCCGGCCCAAGGCGAAGTTCGAAAGGGAGTAAATGGTCATTGATATCCAAGCTGATGCAACCTAAAAGAATAGCCTGTGACTCTCAAGAATCCgacatgaatgaattcgaaaagGTGGATGCAGATTTGCATAGTCTCATCAGTCACAAGCCTTCATCCATAGATAATTTCCAAATCAATATGGAAAATTTGGAGAT AATGGAAGCCTCAAAGACAAAGTCCAATTTCCATGCTAGATCAAATAGTTTACCTTCAAGGCCACACCCTTTGATTCTACAATGCAATGAGCATTTAGAGAGGTTAAGATCTTCCAATGaaacctcttcttcttcttcttcttctcttagaTACAAGCTAGGAGCCTTACAAGATCTTCATGAATGTGTTGAAAACTTGGTTCAACTTCCACTAACACAAGATACCCTTTTGCATGAACCTCAAGAAAATTGTGTTGATGAGCTCTTAGATGGATCTTTGAGGCTCCTTGATGTTTGCACATCAGCAAAAGATTCTCTGCTTCACACAAAGGAGTGCATTCGCGAGCTTCAATCGGTTATTCgaagaaaaagaggaggagaagaagggaTCATAGCTGAGGCTAACAAGTTCTTGAACTCAAGGAAAGTTGTGAAAAAGGCCATAGTCAAAGCCTTGCTGAATTTGAAGCCTATTGCCAAAAACATCATCAAAGATCAACAAACATTGGCATTGGTTGGTTTGTTGAAAGATGTTGAAGTTGTTACACTTTCAATATTTGAGTCCTTGTTGCATTTTATCTCAGGAACTTCATCATCAAATGTAAAACATGGTACTTTGTCTTTGGTTTCAAAGTTAATAATCCACACCAAAAGGACAACAAGAAGTTGCTCTTATGAGAGTGAATTTTCCCAAGTGGATGCAGCATTATTGGCATGCATATCAAATAAGAACATGAGTGAAATGCAGAACCAATTGGAGAAACTTGAGTCGTGCATCCATGATCTTGAAGAAGGACTTGAGTTTATGTTTAGGCGTTTGATCAAAACTAGGGTTGCTCTTCTAAACATTCTCAATCACTAG